From the uncultured Trichococcus sp. genome, one window contains:
- a CDS encoding ABC transporter permease produces the protein MWNRFLRRIFFIIPQLLAFSLLVFALAQWMPGDPLTGLVVPGMDQGSIDAIQASAVLDGPWYVRYLRWIANMLRGDFGLSYTYRMPVEVLVGARIGNTLWLAAASLLLTYLIAVPLGIYAGRFNGSSGDKVIRFLNSISFALPLFVVALLLVWLFGFQLALFPTRGMPLLPESQTVLAALWNRLHHLALPALAFALSASSSIIRILRSGIIEAKQEDYVLTARSKGVPESMVYRRHIFRNASLPITSLLGYDITGFIGGSIFIEYIFSYPGIGRLFISSLESRDFSVIVALLLIYGVAALMGTLISDIVLTIVDPRVRMK, from the coding sequence ATGTGGAATAGGTTTCTGAGGCGCATCTTCTTTATCATTCCGCAGCTGTTGGCGTTCAGTTTGTTGGTGTTTGCGCTAGCGCAATGGATGCCGGGAGATCCGCTGACCGGGCTTGTTGTTCCGGGGATGGATCAGGGCAGCATTGACGCGATTCAAGCGAGTGCGGTCCTGGATGGCCCTTGGTATGTTCGGTATCTGCGGTGGATCGCAAATATGCTCAGAGGGGATTTCGGACTCAGTTACACTTACCGGATGCCTGTTGAGGTCCTTGTGGGTGCAAGGATTGGCAACACGCTCTGGCTGGCAGCGGCCTCTCTGTTGTTGACGTATCTGATCGCTGTTCCGCTTGGCATTTATGCAGGCCGTTTTAATGGTTCTTCGGGAGACAAAGTCATTCGGTTTTTGAACAGCATCAGTTTTGCCTTGCCGCTATTTGTTGTTGCCTTGCTGTTGGTTTGGCTGTTTGGATTTCAACTGGCACTGTTTCCGACGCGGGGGATGCCCTTGTTGCCGGAATCGCAGACCGTGCTTGCCGCTCTTTGGAACAGGCTCCACCACTTAGCGTTGCCGGCGCTGGCTTTTGCCCTTTCGGCATCCAGCAGCATTATCCGGATTTTAAGGTCGGGCATCATCGAGGCAAAGCAGGAGGATTACGTGCTGACAGCCCGCTCAAAAGGTGTCCCGGAGAGCATGGTGTATCGTAGGCACATCTTCAGGAACGCGAGTTTGCCGATAACGTCTTTGTTGGGCTATGACATCACCGGTTTTATAGGCGGAAGTATTTTCATCGAATACATATTTTCCTATCCGGGGATCGGCCGATTGTTCATCAGTTCTTTGGAATCACGCGATTTTAGTGTCATCGTTGCCTTGTTGCTTATTTATGGGGTGGCTGCGTTGATGGGCACGTTAATATCTGACATCGTATTGACCATTGTGGATCCGCGCGTCAGGATGAAATAG
- a CDS encoding ATP-binding cassette domain-containing protein gives MGVLEIKDLKVHYPVKSGFLARGKSNAAVDGISLSLEEGKNYGLVGESGSGKSTVGRAIVGLERITAGQIIYEGTDVTAAVGKRKSAYKRNVQMIFQDSSASLNPKKQIGQIISEPLHNFEKLSRQEEKKRVLELMEMVGLPEDALQKYPHEFTGGQKQRIALARAVALRPKFVIADEPVSVLDLSVQAQVLNYMKRIQEQYKLSYLFISHDLGVVKQMCDELAIMYQGRFVEYGDRQDIYLNPQHIYTKRLLSAIPNLDPVNRDVHKRLRREIESEYKQSMESYVAEDGRIGDLVPLSDTHRIAGEPSKGER, from the coding sequence ATGGGAGTTTTGGAAATTAAAGATTTGAAGGTTCACTACCCGGTCAAGAGCGGTTTCCTGGCAAGGGGAAAAAGCAACGCAGCCGTTGACGGCATCAGTCTGTCCCTGGAAGAAGGGAAGAATTACGGTCTGGTGGGCGAGTCAGGATCCGGAAAATCCACTGTCGGAAGAGCGATCGTCGGATTGGAGCGGATCACTGCCGGCCAAATCATTTATGAAGGCACTGACGTCACCGCTGCGGTAGGGAAGCGGAAATCAGCCTACAAACGAAATGTCCAGATGATTTTTCAAGATTCGAGTGCCAGCTTGAATCCGAAAAAACAGATCGGACAGATCATTTCCGAACCTTTGCATAATTTTGAGAAGCTTTCCCGGCAGGAAGAGAAAAAACGGGTGCTGGAACTAATGGAAATGGTAGGGTTGCCGGAAGACGCGCTGCAGAAATATCCCCACGAATTCACCGGCGGACAAAAGCAACGCATCGCTTTGGCGCGGGCGGTTGCGCTACGGCCGAAATTTGTCATAGCTGATGAACCGGTTTCGGTATTGGACCTTTCCGTTCAGGCACAAGTGCTGAATTATATGAAACGCATCCAAGAACAGTACAAACTCAGTTATCTGTTCATTTCCCACGATCTTGGCGTTGTGAAGCAGATGTGCGATGAATTGGCCATCATGTACCAGGGAAGGTTCGTGGAATATGGAGACCGGCAGGACATCTATCTCAATCCGCAGCACATCTACACAAAGAGGCTCCTTTCCGCAATACCGAACTTGGATCCGGTCAACCGGGATGTGCACAAACGCTTGCGGCGGGAAATAGAATCAGAATACAAACAAAGTATGGAGAGTTATGTGGCAGAGGACGGTCGGATTGGCGACTTGGTTCCGTTGTCGGATACGCATCGGATTGCCGGTGAGCCATCGAAAGGAGAGCGTTAG